AAGGAATATGGACACATAAATTGTAACAAAGGGAAGACTCAAGTCGTCTCAAGCTTTGTTTCTCTTATGAATAAATCAGAAGTTCAACTAAACCATCCAATGACTAGTTAGATTTTTTTCAAGGAAACCATCTCTCAATTTGCATTACGAAGTCCACAGAAATGCGTAACTGAGTATTCTTTTTGACCAGGACTAGAAATTTAGATAAAACAGAAGCAAAAGAAAACATATAAACAAGAATACCATGGAATATAAAAGATAACATCATGATCAGAAGGTGAGTAGAAATATTACCTGTGAGTCCTCACTTCCACTGGCAATGAAAGCTTGTTCTAATCCGCCGAAACAAGCCCTCACAACAAAGCGTGTACGCTTATGGCCCTTGTATTTTGCTACAAGCTTGGCACGGCCGTCTATATTCCAAAGATGAAGTTCTTGATTCATAAGGCTAACTAGCAGAAACTTGCCGTCTTCAGATAGAGAAAATGAAATTATTGTCTGATCTTCCTCAATAAATTTATCTAACTTTGATTCCCATCCACATAATAGTATTGTAGTTTCCTTACAAACAGATATCAGCTCTTTTCTATCAGTAGTGATCCCCAAGTCAGAAGTCCTAATAGTTCTCTGCCCTTTCCAACACTCTACCTCTTTTCCTTCCAGATCCCACATGCTGATGCTTTTATCAGTAACACCAGAAAATATACTCTTCCCATCTGGAGCCCATCCACAAGAGATCAGGCCAAGACCATTTTTCTCATATATATGAATGCATTCACCGGAGACCATATCCCATCGTCTAACATACTCCTCTGATCCACAGGTAAGAAGTTGACGATCATCTGGGCTCCACGACATATAGGAAACAGGTTTCTCATGACCAGATAATCTATGTTTTACAGAAACTCCACCATCAACTGCAACCTACAATGAGTAACAAAACGATAGAGTAGTCCATCTAGCTATCCAATCACATATAATTGCAAATAAAGACAGCTGTATCCAAAACATATCATCGcgaggaaaaaaaaagataacaCAGTAGTCATAAACACTTGATGGATGAGGTGGATATCAACTTATCATCTAAAGAGCAAGCCTCTTCCACATTCCTCGAAAACGTTTTTGTAAAAACAGTTCAAAATGCATGAAACTAATGGAACTCCAATTATGTCAAAgatttcatcaaaaaatatacgttaaagattcattgttatTTAGAGTACAATAACTGTAAATGACGACATGGAAAACTAGTGTACACAAGCCGGTTATCTGACATAAAGGAGTCTAAAGGGTTTAGAAAAAACAAGACCAAAACTAAccaattcattcataaataaaacgaAAGACACATAAGAATTACCTCCCATACAATTACAAGAGCATCACTGGATGAAGACGCCAAATATTTTCCATTGTGAGAAAATTGCAAGAACCAAACTTCGTCACTGTGTTCATGCAATATCTGGAGGGTTAAAAGCAATGCAAGATATCAGTAGTCACCGAACACGGCAGCTTTTATGGAAAATACAAACTTATAGCATTCCAGTGATATTTggagtaaataatttttttgagaaatCAGATATATGGTAAGCCTGTCATTATATTTgcacaaaaagaaaacatagtCAAGAAAACAAAGTAAATAAGTTGGTTTACTAGAAGTTTCAATTAAAACAGAagaaatgatgatgatgacaaATACCGATTTTGCGGACAATTACGTGTACTGTTTTACTTATTTAAACCATCTTCCttttttattttcacataaGAATAAAATTAGACAAGTTTGATTAACAAATGAAAGGAAGAAGTTTAAGTTGGAATTCACATATTCATCAATGTAATGAAGACCATATTGACTGCCTCATGCTATTGTTACCAGTAAACTGTTTCATATTATTCTCAACTAGTCAAAATCGAAAGTGGCATTACCTGCAAGGTTTGAGAAGGAATCTGGTTTCTTCCACACTGATGATCAGTGAATAAGGACATTTCTCCGACTGATGAGTTGTGATACCTACAAGCATCTCTTTGCAAATCAAGAGCTTGTTCAACAAGATGAACCAATCTCTTTTCTGGAATCATCACAGTTGGAGGAAGCAATTTTTGCAATTCCTCCAGTAACTTTTTACGCGACTTTAGCCTAGACTCCTGACCAGAAAATCCATCGAACAAATTCAGGGAGGGAAACAAAATAGAGGAAGACAGCTCCCGAACTCTGTCATCATTTACACAAAGTGGAGCAATCTCAGTCCTCAGAGTGTTCAAAGCATCCATGAGATTATCTCCATTCAGAAGTTCAAAAAATTTTTGCTCCATTATTACAAAAGATGCCATCTTAATAATAGTTTCATCTGCTAGGCCAATTTCATGTAATGTTGCTACACTTTCATCCCATTTACCATCAAGAATTTGCTGCATAAACAAATCTACTACAGTTGACTGCAATGGTATTCCCGACTCTTCCTCCAGATGAGCCCCTGTCTTTGTGTAACCAAGAGAATATAACGCCTCAGCTATGATTCGAACAAGTTCAACCTTCTTAACAATACCTTTTGAACCAATAACCTCGTCATCCCCTTCAGATTCTATGGGGCGAGCCATAGAGTAACTCAATGAGCAACTAGCTCGATCTCTAACGGATACACCGTTTGAAAGACCTCTTAATTTTTCAGAGGATGCTTTCACACGTTTTGATGGTGGTTCGTCATCCTCTACACCTCCCATGAAAAGCACAATTCAGGCCATATATGAATACCACGAAACAGCAGTGAAAAAGTATGAATCTTTCCAGTATCGATAAATGAAAGACAAAGTTCTGCAAATCACGATGAACAAAAAGGAGATAAATTGATTTGTCAATAAAATGTTACCTCCAGCAACTGCAAGACTAAGAGTAAAAACACAAGTAATGCATCCACTGTCTAGCATAGATTTAGCAACCAAAGTTCAACATCAATGACTATAAATGCACAAGAATGACGAGCATTAGATGAAATATTAATGATCAATATCAAAACAATAAAGGTAAAGTCATATGCATCAAGAAGGGATTTTTCTCAATATTTTAACTTTGAATGAATGCTCAACCATTAGAATGAGTAAACTATTGGCAAACACATGTACACACACGAAAAGGAGAGAATCAAGATGGATTTTTATAGGTTAGTATCCAAGAAATCACTCGGAATGAAACTTTTAATGA
This window of the Primulina huaijiensis isolate GDHJ02 unplaced genomic scaffold, ASM1229523v2 scaffold20025, whole genome shotgun sequence genome carries:
- the LOC140966069 gene encoding WD repeat-containing protein 26 homolog, with translation MGGVEDDEPPSKRVKASSEKLRGLSNGVSVRDRASCSLSYSMARPIESEGDDEVIGSKGIVKKVELVRIIAEALYSLGYTKTGAHLEEESGIPLQSTVVDLFMQQILDGKWDESVATLHEIGLADETIIKMASFVIMEQKFFELLNGDNLMDALNTLRTEIAPLCVNDDRVRELSSSILFPSLNLFDGFSGQESRLKSRKKLLEELQKLLPPTVMIPEKRLVHLVEQALDLQRDACRYHNSSVGEMSLFTDHQCGRNQIPSQTLQILHEHSDEVWFLQFSHNGKYLASSSSDALVIVWEVAVDGGVSVKHRLSGHEKPVSYMSWSPDDRQLLTCGSEEYVRRWDMVSGECIHIYEKNGLGLISCGWAPDGKSIFSGVTDKSISMWDLEGKEVECWKGQRTIRTSDLGITTDRKELISVCKETTILLCGWESKLDKFIEEDQTIISFSLSEDGKFLLVSLMNQELHLWNIDGRAKLVAKYKGHKRTRFVVRACFGGLEQAFIASGSEDSQIYIWHRSSGELILTLAGHAGAVNCVSWNPVNPHMLASASDDGTIRIWGLHQVNMNYNGKQSNGVHHCNGGT